In Telopea speciosissima isolate NSW1024214 ecotype Mountain lineage chromosome 10, Tspe_v1, whole genome shotgun sequence, the DNA window AACCACACTTTCAATGAAGTAAACCAGGGGGGGAGGATGAAGGGATTAAACCTACAGTTGATGTTTGGGCAACTGGTAATACCTTGAAATTCCTTGAGAGCTCAGTTGCACCAAAAGAGAAGTATGACTGGTTGCACTGATGGACCTCACAAAGTCTGTCCACAAATTGGAGGAGCAATGTGTCTCTCTACATGGTGATCGGATATGATTGTACGGAGATGACAATTTTTTTCTGATTTGTATCGTGTGCTGCCACTAACACATTTCCCAGGGAGGGATTCAGCAGCGGAGTTTGTGGCTGTGCATAAATAATAGCTGGTGCTTCAATGATGCCTGGATTGTAAGTTCCTTCCAAACACACTGATGTTTTGCAGTCATTCTGAACATGAATTTGTTTCAGTAGAGGAACATGGACCTTTACCTCACTAAGTCTTGTGTTAGAAATGCAATTGGTTCTATGGTTTGATTGTTGCAATCACTTTATGTTGACCTTACCAAGTAAACTGTTTTGGGCACAATATCCCGCAGGTATATTAGGCATAATTTTGTTTACTCCTAGGGATTGGACATGGGACTAATAGATTTTACCTCTGCCATGAAACCATTGTCAAGTTGTAGTTGTCATCCAAGTCCAAAACTAGAGGTTGGGCTCCAAGATCACTTGGCTTGGGTGCTAAACTCGTTGAACAAGAAAGCCAACAGTTTAATCTATTGTTTGTGTGCTAAGATGACTTCAAGTTTGCAACATTAACTTCAACAAGGGGCGTGTTGAAGTTCATCCACATGATTTTTCCAACTTTTAAGTAATGACTCTTCCAGTGCAAGATAACTTGCAGATTAACTCTGGATTTTATTGTAATACATCTGCTGTTAAGGATAGTCAGCAAGCCTTATTGCAGCTATCTACCTCAATGAAATCCTAGGTTGTGGGCTTCAGCACACCctagattattattattattattttttggtaagaagcaCACCCTAGATTATGTTAAAACAACATAGCTTAATTCAGCCTTATGCGATCTAAATGGGGTTGACTATatggatcctttttcttcaatcagctctattctGAGACAACTAATACTTCACCCACTGCATGGCCTGATATCTGATTACAAGCTTTTCATgaacatatacatatatatagctTCCAAggtacagagagagagagagagagagagagaatggatcaTACCTCGTGTGGAACAAGAGCTGTTGGAATAACTCTGTTCacaaatggaaaaaaagaaacatagaaATCCAAAAGTCATTTTATGAATgagaaacatatatatatatatgtatatatatagaagTTGTAAAGAAGAAGCTAGCAGGAGTTGATCTTTCTTGAATCTTGatgtgttttttctttctcttacccaagAACATTACATCCACCATTGAAAACAGTCGGAGACACCAAACCCATAAGCCCAACACTTCCTCCTCCATAAATCAGATCTATCTTTCTCTCCACCTGTACATCATATTAATCCTAAAACCCTTAAAAGGAAATCCAAGAGAAAAGAgccaattaaacccaaaaagagagaataagaagtataaaatagaaccaaaaaggaaaaaaaaaaagaaacacaaacaAACCAGTTCTCTTCCAAGATTAAGGGCTGCATCACAGAATATTTTTCTATTCCCTGATTTACTTCCACAGAAGACACAAACCGTTTTGAACTTCCCCATGTTCTTCA includes these proteins:
- the LOC122643862 gene encoding probable cytokinin riboside 5'-monophosphate phosphoribohydrolase LOGL1; this encodes MGKFKTVCVFCGSKSGNRKIFCDAALNLGRELVERKIDLIYGGGSVGLMGLVSPTVFNGGCNVLGVIPTALVPHEISGHAVGEVLVVSE